The Kineococcus rhizosphaerae genome has a window encoding:
- a CDS encoding FAD-dependent oxidoreductase — protein MRFDADVIVVGGGVMGSAAAWAATRQGLSVLLLERFEAGHTRGASHGATRNFNTAYATDDHLDLVLEARGLWDELQEASGRVLLDLVGLVNHGFDPSLRTTAEALRRRGIAHSFLHPAAAAERWAGMRFRTEVLLVPDAGRVRAADALAAFRDVATARGAQFRYSTAVRDVVTDAGTALVVTDAGEFRGRYGVVTVGAWSEKLLSARIGLPRLVVTQEQPAHFAPRAGEFSWPSFNHTPDPGEPGDAYWYSPVYGMLTPGEGVKAGWHGTGPVTDPDARTYRPDPVQLAALQRYAREWLPGVDADSAVPISCTYTSTDTADFVLARSGAWAVGAGFSGQGFKFAPAVGRTLLDVARGEPAPPRFSPALVAR, from the coding sequence TCGTGGGGGGCGGGGTCATGGGCTCCGCCGCGGCGTGGGCCGCGACCCGGCAGGGCCTGTCGGTCCTGCTGCTGGAGCGGTTCGAGGCCGGTCACACCCGGGGCGCCTCCCACGGGGCCACCCGGAACTTCAACACCGCCTACGCGACCGACGACCACCTCGACCTCGTCCTGGAGGCCCGCGGCCTGTGGGACGAGCTGCAGGAGGCGTCCGGCCGGGTCCTGCTCGACCTCGTCGGGCTCGTCAACCACGGGTTCGACCCCTCCCTGCGGACCACGGCGGAGGCGTTGCGGCGCCGGGGGATCGCGCACTCCTTCCTCCACCCGGCGGCGGCCGCCGAACGGTGGGCGGGGATGCGGTTCCGCACCGAGGTCCTCCTCGTCCCCGACGCCGGGCGGGTCCGCGCCGCCGACGCCCTCGCCGCCTTCCGCGACGTCGCGACGGCGCGCGGCGCGCAGTTCCGGTACTCCACAGCCGTGCGGGACGTCGTCACCGACGCCGGGACGGCCCTCGTCGTGACCGACGCGGGGGAGTTCCGCGGGCGGTACGGGGTGGTGACCGTGGGGGCGTGGAGCGAGAAGCTGCTCTCGGCGCGGATCGGGTTGCCGCGCCTCGTCGTCACCCAGGAGCAACCCGCCCACTTCGCCCCCCGCGCCGGGGAGTTCTCGTGGCCGAGCTTCAACCACACCCCCGATCCCGGCGAACCGGGTGACGCCTACTGGTACAGCCCCGTCTACGGGATGCTCACCCCCGGTGAGGGCGTCAAGGCCGGCTGGCACGGCACGGGCCCGGTCACCGACCCCGACGCCCGGACGTACCGGCCCGACCCGGTCCAGCTCGCCGCGCTGCAGCGGTACGCGCGGGAGTGGCTGCCGGGTGTCGACGCGGACTCGGCCGTCCCGATCAGCTGCACGTACACCTCCACCGACACCGCGGACTTCGTGCTGGCCCGCAGCGGGGCCTGGGCCGTCGGGGCGGGTTTCTCCGGGCAGGGTTTCAAGTTCGCGCCCGCGGTCGGCCGCACCCTGCTCGACGTGGCGCGGGGCGAACCCGCGCCCCCGCGGTTCTCCCCGGCGCTCGTGGCCCGCTGA